From the Methanococcoides sp. AM1 genome, the window TGCTGACGGTACCGAGGATTACTCAAGTCAGAATATAATTCATACGTATGATACAGCTGGTTTGTATACTGTCAATCTTACTGTCAGTAATATCAATGGTACTGCTT encodes:
- a CDS encoding PKD domain-containing protein, coding for VSDFSANVTEGIAPLTVSFTDLSTNATSWSWDIDADGTEDYSSQNIIHTYDTAGLYTVNLTVSNINGTA